A region from the Geobacter benzoatilyticus genome encodes:
- a CDS encoding SpoIIE family protein phosphatase produces MLSIELVAGVSLLYIVLLFSVAYYADKKREAGKSVIDNPYVYALSIAVYHTSWTFYGSVGKAATTGLDFLLVYLGPTIMAFTWWFLLRKIVRISKENNITSIADFISSRYGKSQWLGAIITVIAILGVMPYIALQLKAVSSTFDIICGYPYIQLPLLHKNYPLSLHTNFFAAIILSVFSMIFGARRLVSTERRHDGLVAAVAVESIVKLFSFLAVGVFVTYGLFGGVSDIFARIDAQGNLLTRLTTLGTAGGGGTSYAQWLSTLYLSMGAIMFLPRQFHVMVIESSNENHIKKAMWILPAYMFLINLFVVPIALGGIVQTGGILGADFFVLTLPLQTGHSWLALLAFLGGFSASAGMVMVESVAISTMFVTYLLMPIVVRLKPRPWFPAMLINLKRLCIALVIALGYIYQTLVGETFMLVNMGLISFAAAAQFGPALVGGLYWRRANKTGALTGIILGFCLWFYTLLLPSVIMSGSFSRRILDEGPFGIALLKPTELFGLAGFDLWSHSLFWSMLFNVGAYLALSILFNQTDKERDQVRKFVDVFTAERNGVPWETKRMSKPVTIMQFVNLMSKFIGEKQANMAIAEYMGNREITPQGGVSEFELPKLKRFTEKTLAGSVGAAAAGAIVESYLSDIGSRMEPVYDIFSTVQASLEESREALYVRLKASELMNRTLDLQIIMDDLLSLVLKEFKIDLAVIRLIDEQGILRVKSYRGKGIAGIIGKDWDPDSETYIGEAFQSNRIQFVNDTQHITRPISRELMSHEGIKSFAHIPITSKGEPPLGILSVFSKNIVGLFNEPFLDLLESLAGQLAQAVRIVKEVDAKEREREEKERAVLESARVLKEMEIAKQIQLSLLPSQPPAVRSVEIAGRCKPAAHVGGDYYDFFPHGAKCIDMVIADVSGHSVGAALIMAETRSVLRAQTRSDKSAGDILATLNELLHDDLSAAELFITMFYIRYDTENGILAYANAGHNPPLIFREGMRACMELDAEGLILGIKRDVSFEEKSIALRQGDVVLLYTDGIIESQNPQGDFFGTGRLCDILTSNHNRSSEEIIESILTEVENFSASSVLNDDISMVVVKILPSEANE; encoded by the coding sequence ACATCGTCCTGCTATTCAGCGTAGCCTATTACGCCGACAAAAAGCGGGAGGCGGGGAAAAGCGTCATCGACAACCCCTATGTCTACGCTCTGTCCATAGCCGTGTATCACACATCTTGGACCTTCTACGGCAGCGTCGGCAAAGCGGCCACCACCGGTCTGGACTTCCTCCTCGTCTACCTGGGACCGACCATCATGGCGTTCACCTGGTGGTTTCTCCTGCGCAAGATCGTACGGATCAGCAAAGAGAACAATATAACCTCCATTGCCGACTTTATCAGTTCACGTTACGGCAAGTCCCAGTGGCTCGGCGCCATTATCACAGTCATTGCCATTCTGGGGGTGATGCCCTACATCGCCCTGCAGCTTAAGGCGGTTTCCAGCACCTTCGACATCATCTGCGGCTACCCCTATATCCAGCTTCCACTGCTCCACAAGAACTACCCCCTATCGCTGCACACGAACTTCTTTGCCGCCATCATCCTGAGCGTCTTCAGCATGATATTCGGCGCCCGGAGGCTCGTTTCGACGGAGCGCCGCCATGATGGACTCGTGGCAGCCGTTGCGGTGGAATCAATCGTCAAGCTTTTCTCTTTTCTTGCCGTGGGGGTTTTCGTCACCTACGGCCTTTTCGGAGGCGTAAGCGACATTTTTGCCCGCATCGACGCGCAGGGAAACCTGCTGACGCGCCTTACCACCCTCGGCACAGCCGGAGGGGGTGGGACAAGTTACGCCCAGTGGCTTTCCACCCTGTATCTATCCATGGGGGCCATCATGTTCCTTCCCCGCCAGTTTCACGTGATGGTAATCGAAAGCAGTAACGAAAATCACATCAAAAAGGCCATGTGGATTCTGCCGGCCTATATGTTTCTCATCAATCTGTTTGTAGTCCCCATTGCCCTCGGCGGCATAGTCCAGACCGGCGGCATCCTGGGCGCCGACTTTTTCGTCCTCACGCTGCCGCTTCAAACGGGCCATTCGTGGCTGGCGCTACTGGCATTCCTCGGAGGTTTTTCAGCATCTGCCGGCATGGTAATGGTTGAATCAGTCGCCATATCAACCATGTTCGTCACCTACCTTCTGATGCCCATAGTTGTCAGGCTGAAACCACGTCCCTGGTTCCCGGCCATGCTCATAAACCTCAAGCGGCTCTGTATCGCCCTGGTAATCGCCCTCGGATACATCTACCAGACATTGGTCGGCGAGACATTCATGCTCGTGAACATGGGGCTCATATCCTTTGCCGCCGCCGCACAGTTCGGTCCGGCGCTCGTGGGGGGGCTCTACTGGCGCCGGGCGAACAAGACCGGGGCGCTCACCGGCATCATCCTCGGCTTTTGCCTCTGGTTCTACACGCTGCTTCTCCCCTCCGTCATTATGTCGGGCTCTTTCTCCAGAAGGATTCTCGACGAAGGCCCCTTCGGAATCGCCCTGCTGAAGCCGACTGAACTTTTCGGGCTTGCGGGCTTCGACCTCTGGTCGCACTCCCTCTTCTGGAGCATGCTTTTCAACGTGGGAGCCTACCTGGCGCTTTCCATCCTCTTCAATCAGACCGACAAGGAACGGGACCAGGTGCGCAAGTTCGTCGATGTATTTACCGCCGAGCGCAACGGCGTCCCATGGGAAACAAAGCGGATGTCGAAACCGGTCACGATCATGCAGTTCGTGAACCTCATGTCGAAGTTCATCGGTGAAAAGCAGGCCAACATGGCCATTGCGGAGTATATGGGGAACCGGGAAATCACTCCCCAGGGAGGGGTGTCGGAGTTCGAACTGCCAAAGTTGAAGCGCTTTACGGAGAAAACCCTGGCAGGATCGGTGGGGGCAGCGGCAGCCGGCGCCATCGTGGAGAGTTACCTTTCGGATATCGGGTCGCGGATGGAGCCGGTCTATGACATTTTCAGCACCGTCCAGGCATCACTGGAAGAAAGCCGCGAGGCCCTCTACGTCCGCCTTAAGGCATCGGAGCTCATGAACCGGACCCTCGACCTCCAGATCATCATGGACGATCTCCTGTCCCTCGTCCTTAAGGAGTTCAAAATCGACCTTGCGGTCATCCGGCTCATCGACGAACAGGGAATCCTGAGGGTCAAGAGCTACCGGGGGAAGGGAATTGCAGGCATTATCGGCAAGGATTGGGATCCCGACAGCGAGACTTACATCGGCGAAGCGTTCCAGAGCAACCGAATCCAGTTCGTGAACGATACCCAGCACATAACCAGACCGATCTCCCGGGAACTCATGTCCCACGAGGGGATAAAATCCTTCGCCCATATTCCCATAACGAGCAAGGGCGAACCCCCCCTCGGCATTCTTTCCGTCTTCTCCAAAAACATCGTCGGCCTCTTTAACGAGCCGTTCCTCGATTTGCTGGAAAGCCTGGCAGGGCAACTGGCACAGGCAGTAAGAATTGTCAAAGAGGTAGACGCAAAGGAGCGGGAGCGGGAGGAAAAAGAGCGGGCTGTTCTGGAAAGCGCACGGGTACTGAAGGAGATGGAAATCGCAAAGCAGATACAGCTTTCGCTCCTCCCATCCCAGCCTCCCGCCGTGCGGAGCGTTGAAATAGCCGGCCGATGCAAACCGGCTGCTCACGTGGGGGGGGATTACTACGATTTCTTTCCGCACGGGGCCAAGTGCATTGACATGGTCATAGCGGACGTTTCTGGCCACAGCGTGGGGGCCGCCCTAATCATGGCGGAAACAAGAAGCGTGCTCCGCGCCCAGACCCGTTCCGACAAAAGCGCTGGAGACATACTCGCCACCCTCAACGAGCTTCTCCACGACGACCTTTCTGCCGCCGAGCTTTTCATTACCATGTTCTATATCCGTTACGACACCGAAAACGGCATCCTCGCCTACGCCAATGCGGGCCACAACCCGCCGCTCATCTTCCGCGAGGGGATGCGGGCCTGCATGGAACTCGATGCCGAAGGGCTTATCCTGGGGATCAAGCGGGACGTCTCCTTCGAGGAGAAAAGCATCGCCCTGCGGCAAGGCGATGTGGTTCTTCTTTACACCGACGGCATCATCGAATCCCAAAATCCCCAGGGAGACTTCTTCGGCACGGGACGCCTCTGCGATATCCTGACGTCCAATCACAACAGGAGTTCGGAGGAAATTATCGAATCCATACTCACGGAAGTGGAAAATTTCAGCGCTTCGTCCGTACTAAACGACGACATTTCCATGGTTGTCGTCAAGATACTTCCTTCGGAAGCTAATGAATGA